The Leptolyngbyaceae cyanobacterium DNA segment CGGCTGGCTGTACGGAAGCTTCAAAAATAAATCGATGTGCGGGAGTATCGCTTCTGCGGATCGATAATGTTTCTCCAATTTTGGGACGCAGAGTATGATGTCCTTTAATCCAAGCCGCCACGTCTTCTGCTGTTTCACCCGGTAAGGCATTTGCTGAAACGGGAAACAGAAAATATGCAATCGGAAAAATGCACCAATAAAGTAGTTTTTTTCTCAACATTTATTAAAGTATGAAGGATGAAGTCTGAAGGATGAAGTCTGAAGGATGAAGTCTGAAGTAAAAAGAATTTAATTTTGAATTTTGAATTTTGAATTTTGAATTCTCCACCATCCCCCCATCCTCCCATCTCCCTATCTTCGTCAAGAACTTGGCGCGATCGCAACCTTAATCACTTTGCGATCGCGCATATCGTAAAACACCTGTTCCAAATCTTTCAGGGGTCGCTGTTCGCTAATCAGTAACTCAAATGGAATCGCCCGACTTGCCAACAGCGCTAATGCTTCTCTGACGTAAGTTGGCGTATTGTGAAACACACCTTTGAGCGTGAGTTCGCTGTAGTGCAATTGTTCGGTATTTACCGTAATCGTGGTATCTCGCGGACAACCACCAAATAAGTTTACCGTTGCACCAGGACGCGCACAAGCGATCGCAGTTTCCCACACCGACGGTACACCAGTTGCTTCAATTACCACATCAGCACCCCATCCCTCTGTCAGTTGTTTCACCACTCCTGGGATATCTTGACTTTGCCGATAATTAAAGGTTTCACTAGCACCCAACTTTTTACCAATTTCTAACCTTTGGTCATTTCCACCAAATAAAAATACTTGTGGAGACTGATGAGCCAAAACATGAGGGGGCGCATTCTCAATTACTCTCCCGCTCTCCTGCTCTCCCACTCTCCCATACGCTAATACGGCAACGAACATCAATCCAATTGCCCCATCTCCCAGCACTACCACTCGATCCCCCGGCTTGGCGTTAGAACGGGCTACCCCGTGCAACACGCAAGCCAGCGGTTCAGTCATCGATGCTAAGGTATCGGGCAAATCTTCTGGCACCCGCAACATATTGTGCTGCACGATTTGAGCCGGAACTTTCAAATATTCGGCAAAAGTGCCGTTATTCCAAGTTAAATTCGGGCAGAGAGAAACCTCTTTTCGTTGACAAAAAAAGCATTTCATGCAAGGAGCAGAGTTGTTTGCCACCACTCGATCGCCCACTTGCCAAGTTTCCACATTCTCTCCCACCGCCACAATCCGCCCAGATGCCTCGTGACCGAATAAAGTGGGAGGCCGCAGCATTTTAGTATGACCACCGCGACGCCATACCTTCAAGTCAGTGCCGCAGGTAGTCGCTGCTACCACTTGCATGATAACTTCACCTGCGTCTGGAATCGGGTCGCTCACTGACTCCAGACGCATATTTTCTTGACCGTAAAGTACCGCAGCTAGCAAAACTTACGAACTCACCGCCGTTAGCGGACGCAACTTCTGTCCTAGAGTATCACGAGCAGGCATTCTCAGGGAAACCAAACAAGGTACTTCTTGGTGGCAGGAACTACAAAACCAATAAATCTCGTTGTGGCGAATGTGGCGAAGTAAGGAACTTCCACAAAGTAAACAAGCATTATTCCGGGAATTCATAATCTGCTGCCTCTTGATTAAAATTCGTTAATTAAATAAAGATTGATAAATGACTTGGGCGACAAATTTAGCCTAAAATTGGCGATTTCTTCGTTTAGCATAATTCGCGCAATATTTGGCCGTTAACTGCATAGTTTTTTTATCTCTGCATCGAGGCTTAGGGAAGGGTAATAATAGCTTTATCTCATTTTTATAATCGAGCGAGCTATTTCAAACTCTGCACTCTAAAGCTCGGTTTTCACTCTTCTTTATTTCGTCTATTCTGGATCTTTCCATCGCCTTACTCTCCCTATTGCCCCTAAATTAGTCTTGTTTGTATTTATCCATTCGTTTTGTAAATTAACCTTTATTACCTATAAATTGATGAGGTTGGTTAATATTGACGAATGTTTTACTCCCTGAATTTAACTAGGTCGTGATTGGTTTGAACTTGTTTATGGTTTCACTATAAATGTGCTTCTTTAGTTACCTCATCTATCTTGAGGCTAGTTCTTTCTTCCGTAGTTACGTACACAAATTTACGTAACTTAACTTTTGTTTTCTTTGATCCCCATCTATTTTGCCTCTAATAACTTAGATAAATAAATGATCTTGACCTAAGTAATCGTGGAAACTACTTAGAAAAAATAACACTAATTAATTACTTAAGTAAAATTACAGGGATAAAATCAATTTCTTCAATTTAGTCGATAAAGTTACTTCTTTTTTTAAGAAATTATGTAGTCTAATGTAGCGAAAGTACTTAACCGTTTTTCAACAAGTTATTTATACCTATTCAGTTGATTTCGCTGCATAAATCTCCCTTCGATCTTTATGCACTAGCAAATAGCAAATGTAGCAAAATTTTAGGAAATCTCAAATTGATGCAAGAGCGGTTGAGCAGTAGAGTAGATAACTTTTCGTTAGACAAGTCTTAAAATCGTATAATATAGCAAGTCTGCTATCCCATTTACCTGTTAATTAATCAAAATTAATTTATCAACTCCTAGTGCTGAGTAATCATTTTGAAAATCTTCAGAAATTTTCGATCGTAGTCTGCTGTAAGCAAATTGCTGAATGTGTTTCCCCAGTGTAATTAACTAGTCCGTTGTAGGTAGGCTCTGGAGCGCAAAAATCGCCGGAATCAAGTTGTAGCAATTCTTTACAATTTGACAAAAAGAAACATTTCTTAAAAATGAAGTAAGTAGGTAGGTGTGAAAAAACGAAGGTAGATTTGTAGGGGCGGGTTTAGTGAGAGTGCTTGATACACAACCGTTTTACTCCCTTTCAAAACCCGCCCTGCCCATC contains these protein-coding regions:
- a CDS encoding alcohol dehydrogenase catalytic domain-containing protein — translated: MLAAVLYGQENMRLESVSDPIPDAGEVIMQVVAATTCGTDLKVWRRGGHTKMLRPPTLFGHEASGRIVAVGENVETWQVGDRVVANNSAPCMKCFFCQRKEVSLCPNLTWNNGTFAEYLKVPAQIVQHNMLRVPEDLPDTLASMTEPLACVLHGVARSNAKPGDRVVVLGDGAIGLMFVAVLAYGRVGEQESGRVIENAPPHVLAHQSPQVFLFGGNDQRLEIGKKLGASETFNYRQSQDIPGVVKQLTEGWGADVVIEATGVPSVWETAIACARPGATVNLFGGCPRDTTITVNTEQLHYSELTLKGVFHNTPTYVREALALLASRAIPFELLISEQRPLKDLEQVFYDMRDRKVIKVAIAPSS